The genomic interval AAATATTTGCCCTTAGTAATTAAAGGTCGAATTCGGCTTTTGGGGCGTTATCTGTAGCTGCGGCCGGCGGTCGTGCCGTAGAACGACGACTGTGAGGTTCTCTTGGAGACCACCTCGCCGCTCCTGAGACCCTCTCCCAGCGTTCTCCTCTCCCGCgaccctctcctctcctcttgattTCCTGCAATCCGATTTCCTCCGGCCTTTCTGTCTGGtaaccaccaccacaaaggactTCCGATTCTCGTATtcagatttgtttttcatttgCGCCATTTATTTGGCATATGAGCCTGGTTCGAGCAGCCGAGTagagagaaggccggaacttCCATTGCAGGAGCTTGCGCCGACGCCATTTAAGTTTAGGGGAATATTAGCAGTACTTCTTGTATCGCACTAAGAGCATGCTAAGTATGACATGGAAaggtcttctttttttttcctatcGTATGTTAACTTTTCTCCCTTAACAATTTTGTCTAAAGTAGTCCACCATGTGTTTGAACTACTAATCCAATGAACTGTGAATCATCTCTTGCAGAGTCATACTTAGTTTAATCTTTGTGATGCTGTTGTTTCATGTCAGATAAATGACCTTAAGAAGTACAAGGTAAAAGTTTTCGGAAGGGTGAGCAGAATGAGAAAATTAATTTTGCAATGGGGAAGGAACCTTTTTCAACGTCATTGCCACAGAAACAAGAATTTAGTTTCCTCGATGCCTGTTTTCGCATCCGATGTGTTACTCCTGATGACTTCTAGAGGATACTCGGCTGGTAGGATATTGCTAATTTTTTTCTTGGTCATTTTCCTGAAGTTACTGTGTGTCTACAAACCTTATTTAATAAAATGATGTTTTTCTGTTTAAAATTACTACATTTACATAAGTCGTAAGTGAAAGTTTAGCTTCAGTTGGAAAAGCTATAATCAGAGGAATTGTAGCATGCCTAACAGTTCTCCCAATTTTCCTTCTTTCCGAATGGTCAATTGAATTGTTTGGATTCTTGATATGTTTTTGGCATTTACTAGTTTGTACAAGtgatttgtcaaaaaaaaaatgatgtttggGAAGGAAAAATGATGCAGAAAGTGTTTGAAACATTGTACCCTCGGTGTAACAAGGctctttttttttatagaaaaatacTGGATTTGAGGGGAATTTATTCCATTATCTTTAATTGGCTGAAATTTTATTTAGGTTGCCGGAACAGGTTTTATAGCTTAAATCCAAaaatttctcttcattttttttcataGGCTTACTACATAGAACATATAGGTGATGTGCTGCTTTCTTGATGTCTacattgattttgatttttagaTGTTGTGGTTCATGATGGTTTACAGTCTACAACCCAACAAGGGAAAACATATTTGAAAGTTATGAATTCACTTAAGCAACAATTTTGTTTCTTACTCAAACCTCAATCTTTGCCGATAAGATGACATTTATTTTATGATACAAATTGGGAAGTTATGTAATCAAGACAGCGAGACCATCATAGAAATGGCAATGGATCTTTGGCTCTGATGTTTTAAACCATTTTTTTGGTTGTCATTAATGTTTTGGGAACTGAGTTGAACGAAATATACACCAAATTTTGAATCCTTCACGAGATCACAAAAAAAATAGTAGAATGGTGCACGAAGCAAAAAATCAATTTGGGGTCCCCgggaagggtctattgtacgcaACCTTGTTCTATATTGGAAGAGGTTATTACCGCAACTCAAACTCATAACCACTAGGTCGCACatcaacaactttaccattgcaggCTCCCCTTCCTTCGTgagatcacataaaaaaaaaaagggtagcccggtgcacgaagctccagccatgtggggtcccggggaaggatccattatacgcagccttatcctactttttgcaagaggttgtttccaggattcgaactcgtgaccttttggtcacatggcaacaactttaccgttgcgccaaggctccccttccttCGTGAGATCACATATCAAAGAAAAATTCGATAGATTATGTTTCTAATGAGCATAGCTGCAAATTCTTTTGTCAAGTTTATCTGGcgaacatatttaattttcatGCATCTTGTGGTTTTTGCATTGGTAACATTTCTTTGCTGTCTAATTAAGGCATTATATGTTTGTACTTTGACCTTTCCCGAGCAATTCTAAATCTAGTTGGATCATCAAATGCTATTCTTTCAATGACagaatcaagttctgagcttcCACTTGACCTCCTCAGAATCATGAAACAGAGAATTATAGCAATTGAACAGAAAAACTCCTACCTTCAACAACAAATTAACCAGGTAAACTAAATTATCCCTTTCTAATTTTTCATCAAGATAACAGTTCTCTGCATCaagtttatattatatatttctCAACCTAAAGAAATATATTTCAGAATGATCATTGCAAGATCCCTGAAAATGTCACTATGAGATACAGGGGAGATGATTGCATTGTAACAAGAGTTGAAAGGATTTTGTCTTTTTCTTTGTATGACTTAGAAGACAATGAGCCATTGAATGGTCCatggaaattttttaaagaatctgatgatcagtttttttttttttttgggggggggggggttaggcTTTAATAAGCAGATGTTGCAGCATAGTTTGCCAGTAACTAGATGCCGAATTTGCCGCTGCCTTAAAATCGAATGATTCCAGTCAGAGAAGTTCAATGTTGATGTAGATTCCTCTAGGAGAAATTACTGGTTATCAACTAGCAAGAGACTGTCTCCTTATCTGTCAACCCTTTTTCATATTGCCCTTGCTCTTTGTGGTCATGATGAGATAGATGCAATTAAGTTTTGTGCTATCATTCTTATCAACATTAACAATCCTGATGCTCTAAGTTCAAtactttctagcatttctttgtttGGGATATGTGATCTAATGTAACTATTTTGCATATTTTTATCTTGGTTAATTAATGTGTCCCTAACTAtgatttttgtatatttttttgtctttgctcataattttttttttttttttgcataaagttATGCAGGTTTTGTAAATTTATCCCAATATTTAGTATTTGTTCAGTATACATTAAATTAGTGAAATCTTACATGGCTCGCTAATTAACTAACTATAGAAAAATGCCTAATCacattaaaaattactttttgcaTGCTTACAAAAAAAAGGAACAAAAGGAGTACTGATAGAGCACCAGTGTTTTTTATTTACTAGTTTTATGTATTTAAAATATAGAACCTTAGGGTGACTGAGAATTGATGTTAGAAATGTTACAGACACAGATATATCAATTTTCCATTGTTTTCTCATGTTTGCTCTATCATTTCTAGAAACGTACAATCATGAGCTTTTTAGATCATAAGCTAATGTAATCATTAATTTTTCCTAGGAGATCATTGATTGCCATGATATGAATAAAACTTTTAGGTGCAGTTTTGTATACTTCAATTATTTCCATGATTTTATTGACAATAAAATTCACATGACTTAATAAACTTGACATATCTTGGCATCCAGAAATTTTGCTTATCACGGTTCTTGTTATTGTTTATTTGTAAGACAGGAAGTAGTATCAGTAGCTGATTATTCAAGAGCCAATAAAGAGCTACGGGAACTTGGGAGCTCAATGGAATTAATAAAGCAGCTTAGATCCATAGAAAAGGTTTTCTCTAAAATTTTGACTTGTTGCATGTGTGTTTGAGAGTTGCTAACATTATTGAACTCAACTTGATCACTGTTTCTTGATCCTCACTTTTTTTTTCACATCCGGACACATTCTTCAAAAGCCACATGAACAATGTATAATAAAGCTACATAGAGACAGAACATCTGCATAACATTTCTGCAAACCTCAACTCTGCATACTTTTAAGTTATGCACAAATTTCAAAGTCGTAGGATTTAGAAAACATCAGCAATCCTAGTCATACAAATTTGTTGAATAGATTATATACATATATGACTCTATTTACAATTTCATTTAAACTTGAAACTGACAAATGCAAAAAAATTCCCTAACCTCTGTGCCAACATGATTGTATGCACATGCATTTCTAACTCTTTGATCTTTCATATGGTTATTAGATTATCAGTTTATAATTGATTGGTTGTTCATAATTACTAACCAGTAACCACCGTTTTCCTTCAATATTTATCCACCAACCACTTCACCTTCCTGTTTCAACAATTCTAAAATAACCTGATTATTTTCTCTACTAATGGGCACCTATGtccattttttctttttctataatgttttttaattttctttattatcATGTTACCATTTCTGCATGTGGTGTAAAGCATTGTGACAAATTTATCctggttattttttttttttgtctttgttgaaaatacaattaaaattctgaaaaaaatatGATTATATTTACACTTtcgtaagtctgttttcttttaatgGAGATTATTTTCTTATTCATTTATACTTTTATAACTGACTATATGATCATGTAAATGGAAAATACTTTAATATACACTGACTTTAGAAATAAATGCAAAagattatttgatttttttttcacattAACTCATCATTATCTCATAGGAGAGACTGAGAAGAGCACAGGAAGAAGGCCAAGGGAAAAAAAGAAAGATGTAGTGGATAGCATAACTCCGCTTCATATTAATATCTAAAGCATAGAAATAGTCATCCTTTTTACCTAATGTTTCCATGCATGTATCCCACATGAATAGACAGCAAATTTAAATGAATTTGCTTTTATGTTTCTTGTACAAGAGAATGTACTCCTCAAGTTTCCTTTTTCAAGCGACTGTATTCACATTTACCCATCACACTCAATCAATAAAGTACAAATTGCTCATGATAAGATCCTTCTCATTTTAGATTTGTAGATTAGGAATAATGATCTGGTTACAGGAGATTGATGGTCTTAAATCATTGATGTCTGACTGTGCTGAAGACAAAGACATGAGCAACATGGCAGCTGAGGAATTAGAGCAAGCTCTAGTAGAGGAGAGAAGGTTTCAACATTTACTGCTCAAGTCATTGCTTCCTAAGGATGATGCAGATGAGAGAGATTGCATACTGGAGGTTAGAGCAGGTAAACAATGATAATGTCTCTATTTAGTACTTAAACCTGCTCTTTAACTTACATTATTCTCTATTCCATTGATAGCTTCCTGGTTGTTTATTGCGATTTATTGTCATAAAATTATCAGGTACTGGCGGTGAAGAAGCTTCATTATTTGCAATGGATATATTCAAAATGTAtgtgttctttaaaaaatatCCATGGTCTCACAATTGATTCTTAAATAAAGATATTACAGGTATGAAAAATATGCACAGAAGAGAGGTTGGAATTTTGATGTTATTGCCACAATGGAATCTAATATTAAAGGATATAAGGTAATTTTCTGTTCTCGACTAGTTCTAACATATTCAATCGACATTTGGTCTCTTTTGTTAATGCTTAGTTGAGAATTGTTAAACAGGAAGCAAGTGGGACAATATCTGGACCTGGTGTTTATGGTAGATTGAAATTTGAGAGTGGGATCCACAGAGTTCAGGTTTAAGGATGATCGTTGATGTATATTTTTGTGTGTTTCCCCCACTATTAGAAGATATTATTATGCCTTGGTTTCTGAGATTAAAATCATCTTTGTAACAGCGTGTTCCGGTGACAGAGAAATCTGGACGGGTTCATACAAGTGCAGTTTCTATTGCCATACTTCCTCAAGCTGATGAGGTCATTCATTTCATATACCTACTACTGTTGGATTACCATCAAAAGTTAAACATCTTATGCAAACGTTTCCCGGAACTTTACAATGAATGGCATATTAGGTTGCATTCAATTTGCACCATTTGTGATGCAATTTGAGCTCAAGTTCATTCACATATCTTCCATTAGTAAATTTAATTGGATTCACTCTAATTGTATTGGCTACAGTTGGTTAAAAGACTCAGTTGATTGTTCTGCCTTTATTGCTGAATTCTCCTTGCTAGTTTCTGTTCTCATTATAAGTGTTCCAAATTCATAAGTTGGTATATAGTTTTATCTTCTTCGCAAGATAacttttattcattaatttccaGATCTTGGTTTGGCTGTAAATCTTTTAGTATGGTAAGTTAGGACTTGCTATATGTATCACAGATTCTGACTTCTTGAAGGCGTGGCGTAAATTGCAACTGTCCAATCTGCACAACGGAAAGTGGAAATTGTCAGTGCTAAATATGCTCCACTGTtgtgatatctccattggtatatgTGATCACACTAGGTATATTATAGTTAGGTTATCAAACCTTAGTTAAATGCAGAAAGAGCTGATTCGTCTGAATGGCTATCCTCATCCACTCACAAAACTTCAGATTAGACCAGTTCATTCCTTCGATATGGTGTCAATCATGAATCATTCAAAACAACCCTATTAAATGGTCCTGATCTCAAATAATTGGCTGCCATATTTTTATTCATTTGAAGTCTGCTTAGTTTTTCTAATAGGAATGCCTTCTCTGAAGTCAGAACTATTCTTGTTTTATTTCATATAATCTTAAACATAATACATCTATACATTGTTGTCTTTTTTTCCCTCTAGGTTGATGTCCAACTTCGAAATGAAGACTTGAGGATTGATACTTATCGATCTGGTGGCGCTGGAGGTCAATCTGTGAACACCACAGATAGTGCAGTCAGGGTTACTCATATACCAACAGGAATTGCAGTTGCGATACAAAATGAAAGATCACAACACAAGGTATATATTCACTTATCTTCTACATTTCCTATCTCCAGCAAATAGAATGCTTTTTTATTAGAATTACTATGTGCCATACCAGCTTTTTGTTATTCAGAACCATCTGCAAGTTAATCTGTAGAGAATTACCAAAGGCGATGTAAAGCAGTTTGTAAACACCTAAAAAGTTTATCACTATAACCTACATTACCAAAGGGGATGTTATTTGTAGTTGGGTGCAAACCGATTAATCCTGAAAATAGATTGGTTTTATAGTCGTGTAGCCTATTCAAGTGAGTTCTTGATATCTGTAGAATCCATTGTCCTTAGTTTCTGAATTCAACCTTCTTTACTCAGCCCTTAGTTTCTGAATTCAACCTTCTTTACTCAGCCCTTAGTTTCTGAATTCAACCTTCTTCATTCAGAATAAGGCAAAAGCGCTCGAAGTATTGCGTGCTAGGCTGTATGAAATGGAGAGGTCGAGACTTCATACGAGCAGGTCAAAACTTCGTGCGGAGCAGGTAGGTGGCGGTATTTGGCATTCAGTTTTGATATATCTCAACGTCCGATAAGCATTCCAAGGTCTTTTACAGATTGGAAGCGGCGATAGGTCAGAGCGTATCCGAACCTATAATTTCCCTCAAGGTCGAGTCACTGACCACCGAATTGGGATAACAAACCATTCGATAGAAGATGTCATGGAGGGAGAGTGCCTAGACGTGTTCATCGATGCTCTTCTCTTGCAAGAGGAAATGGATGCCATTGCCTCATTCAGCAGTCAGTGATTGACAAAACATATTGAGTTCCTGGAATGGATTCAATCCAAGAATAAGAAACAGCTCGTGGTCAGAATCGATAGTCTTCGGTTTTTGTTCGTTGGTGATTTTGAAACTAGGGGATTCCTTGCTACTAAATTCCTTTGGTATCTATAAAGATTCCATCATGTTGTTGAATACCTGTTTGTTGATTCCACTTTTGTGCATTGCAGCATTGTTTATGCTGTAAACTGTAATCCTCAGAAATGATAGAATCATTAGGCAAACAGATATGAGGTTACCAATAAAGTTATGTTTTATCATTATTATTGAAATTGTATATGAATCaatgtaatttaggatttgaTTTGCTAAGTTTGTTTATCATAAATCAGATTAATTAAATGCatacatttaaaatttattaaattaaatgaagggcaaaaataaaaaataaaaaaaatgctctTAGAGCATCCACAATCGTGGGAGCTCTTAGAGAGTTCATTCATGTGGGAGCTCTTAGAGAGTCGATTGTGGAAGCTCTTAGAGAGTTCGACAATCGTGGGAGTTCTTAGAGAGTTCATTCATGTGGCAGCTCTTAGAGAGTTCGACAATAGTGGGAGTTCTTAGAGAGTTCATTCATGTCACTTTAAAATGTAAAAAATCTCAGTATCTCTTCAATATTAAAAATCTCTCAATAACTTTTCACAGGTCTCACATTTTTTTAATTCGCATACCACATATCTTTCTTCTAATTAAAAAACACCTCCAttatcataattaaattaaaaaaaatattttaataataataattttaaaaaaaaacgtgaAGGAGGGATTTCGTAAAGATGGAGTCACTCCCTACTGTTGTGTCGCCACATCGACAGTGGGAGCTCCTTCTCCGAAGGAATTTTCATGGTTATAAATGTTATAATAGTTACATATTCATAGCTACTATAATGTAAATATTAGGTGAAAGTTAAATTTGTATTGTATCAGTTATCATTTCTACTACAACGTGAATATTTTTGAAAGGATAGACCAACTCAAGATTTAATATAGGGCTTTAAATGAACTGAATGTTCATGAACAAGTTATGTATTTGACTTGGTAAGATTTTGTTTATCTTTGTTCAATACACACAAGATCgattaaataaacaagtttaaACAATTCACTAAACTAAATAAACAAATTTGAAcacatgtgttcagctcgttaatatCCATAAACAACGTTTATGAATAATGTTCGTGAActattaataaaacttttatcaatatatgaaataaaaaaaccttttaaaataaataaacaagtttaaattatcaagtttaataaccaatcaaacaagcaaaatttctaaaaatcaaacaagttggagttgagaactcgataacatctaaacaaactaaACTACAGTGAAACTTGAATTGAAaattcgataacatctaaatgaactaaactcaaactaaacttaagctcataaaaaataaactaagtcaatCTTGAACAGTCATTTCAAAGGTTTAGTTTATTTTAGACTTAACttaattaccttatcaaataaatttgaacaccTTAAAACTTAGCTCAGTTTAACTTATTTGCAATCCTAATTTAATGCTCGTGACGggaataataatataaataatatatttttgagAATTATGTCATTTTATATCAGAGGTTGGGACTTGGGAGTAGGAAAtccatttttaataaaaattaaaaaggggGCACAAGTAATGATTcgaataaaaaaacaaaagatgctctttttttttattattgcccTAGAAATGAAGGGGGCGGATCCTGATCCGCAAAAATTAGATTAATTTATGGTCCAGTCTTTGTATTGGTGGGGGACAATGATCTACCTGTTAACAAGTGAGAGTCATTATCTCCCATCAATTCTTTTGTTTCGGTCCAAGAGAAGAACAGATCAGGATCAGGGGACTAAAGGATCTGCTCCCCATAATGAATGAACATAAAAGGTGCGTAACAGAGTGGTTTATTCtacaattgtttttttttaaataaatattttaacatattttgatagaataaatttttaatatgctTTTTGTCTTTTTGATACTTACGAAATATCGGggtgtttaaaaaatattaaaaattgtgGAAGATTTGGAAAATTAACCGAAAATAAACTATGCGGGTGTGCAACATTTTCCCAAGTAAAACCCCGATCCGACCCGTCCTCCTCGAGACGGAGCTAGTTTTGGAAAGGGATGGCGTCCTGCGGCTCCGCTTGCGATCAGTCCCACTGCCGGCGGCCGGATGACAGCGGCGGCGCAGAGGAGGATGTGCCGGAGAGGTTCTCCGCATCCCGTGATTCTGACACATCGAAGACTGCCGGAGACGGGGACTTGGCGCGCTGCAGCAAGTGCGGAGAGGAGCCCAAGGCGGGGACGCATAGGGTACTCAACGGGATGTGTGCATCCTGCTTCCGTTCCTACCTATACGGCAAGTTCAAGCTCGCCGTCTCCACGAACGCCATGATCTCCCCCACTGACAAAATCCTCGTCGCCTTCTCCGGCGGCCCGGGCTCCAGGTCCTCC from Zingiber officinale cultivar Zhangliang chromosome 6B, Zo_v1.1, whole genome shotgun sequence carries:
- the LOC121991710 gene encoding peptide chain release factor 1, mitochondrial-like isoform X1, translating into MRKLILQWGRNLFQRHCHRNKNLVSSMPVFASDVLLLMTSRGYSAESSSELPLDLLRIMKQRIIAIEQKNSYLQQQINQEVVSVADYSRANKELRELGSSMELIKQLRSIEKICRLGIMIWLQEIDGLKSLMSDCAEDKDMSNMAAEELEQALVEERRFQHLLLKSLLPKDDADERDCILEVRAGTGGEEASLFAMDIFKMYEKYAQKRGWNFDVIATMESNIKGYKEASGTISGPGVYGRLKFESGIHRVQRVPVTEKSGRVHTSAVSIAILPQADEVDVQLRNEDLRIDTYRSGGAGGQSVNTTDSAVRVTHIPTGIAVAIQNERSQHKNKAKALEVLRARLYEMERSRLHTSRSKLRAEQIGSGDRSERIRTYNFPQGRVTDHRIGITNHSIEDVMEGECLDVFIDALLLQEEMDAIASFSSQ
- the LOC121991710 gene encoding peptide chain release factor 1, mitochondrial-like isoform X2; its protein translation is MRKLILQWGRNLFQRHCHRNKNLVSSMPVFASDVLLLMTSRGYSAESSSELPLDLLRIMKQRIIAIEQKNSYLQQQINQEVVSVADYSRANKELRELGSSMELIKQLRSIEKEIDGLKSLMSDCAEDKDMSNMAAEELEQALVEERRFQHLLLKSLLPKDDADERDCILEVRAGTGGEEASLFAMDIFKMYEKYAQKRGWNFDVIATMESNIKGYKEASGTISGPGVYGRLKFESGIHRVQRVPVTEKSGRVHTSAVSIAILPQADEVDVQLRNEDLRIDTYRSGGAGGQSVNTTDSAVRVTHIPTGIAVAIQNERSQHKNKAKALEVLRARLYEMERSRLHTSRSKLRAEQIGSGDRSERIRTYNFPQGRVTDHRIGITNHSIEDVMEGECLDVFIDALLLQEEMDAIASFSSQ
- the LOC121991710 gene encoding peptide chain release factor 1, mitochondrial-like isoform X4, with translation MELIKQLRSIEKEIDGLKSLMSDCAEDKDMSNMAAEELEQALVEERRFQHLLLKSLLPKDDADERDCILEVRAGTGGEEASLFAMDIFKMYEKYAQKRGWNFDVIATMESNIKGYKEASGTISGPGVYGRLKFESGIHRVQRVPVTEKSGRVHTSAVSIAILPQADEVDVQLRNEDLRIDTYRSGGAGGQSVNTTDSAVRVTHIPTGIAVAIQNERSQHKNKAKALEVLRARLYEMERSRLHTSRSKLRAEQIGSGDRSERIRTYNFPQGRVTDHRIGITNHSIEDVMEGECLDVFIDALLLQEEMDAIASFSSQ
- the LOC121991710 gene encoding peptide chain release factor 1, mitochondrial-like isoform X3, which encodes MELIKQLRSIEKICRLGIMIWLQEIDGLKSLMSDCAEDKDMSNMAAEELEQALVEERRFQHLLLKSLLPKDDADERDCILEVRAGTGGEEASLFAMDIFKMYEKYAQKRGWNFDVIATMESNIKGYKEASGTISGPGVYGRLKFESGIHRVQRVPVTEKSGRVHTSAVSIAILPQADEVDVQLRNEDLRIDTYRSGGAGGQSVNTTDSAVRVTHIPTGIAVAIQNERSQHKNKAKALEVLRARLYEMERSRLHTSRSKLRAEQIGSGDRSERIRTYNFPQGRVTDHRIGITNHSIEDVMEGECLDVFIDALLLQEEMDAIASFSSQ